The sequence below is a genomic window from Nitrososphaerota archaeon.
CCATTTTGAGCGCTACCGATGAAGAGGGAATTGTAGAAAGGAAGTACGAAGGTATCAGAGATAGCGCTGTATGTATTACGTTGTAGACCCCTGTTATGAGCAGTATGGCTATCATGCCCGAGAATGGAGAAGACGCATCAACGATGCTGGCCTTTGCAAGCAGATCTACTGCGAAGCTCGTAAAGTCTGGGAAGACTATCGTCAACGCAACATAATTTGCCACTGTCATGACGGTAACTCTTAGCAGCAGTGAGAAGATGAATCCCGAAACTAATGCCCCCTTCAGGGCTATCCTGCTTGAAAGTTTGGAGTACAAAGATACGCCCATCCAGAGACCTAATGCTGAGGACGCAACTGCTATGAACTTCATCGTCGCTCCAAAAGTGCCTGTGCTGCCTACGAAATTCAACGTACCCCATAATACAACTGATGAAATTATGCCTGCTGCCGGGCCGAAGACCAAGAACGAAAACATGACGGGAATCTCTGCAAAGTCAAATGTAAGATAGGTTAGAGGGTAGAATGGTATTTTGAAGAATTCCGGGACTGCCAGAAACCATGCCAGAGCTCCAAATACTGCTGCGCCTGCTATCTTTGCCGTCTTTGATGGCTTTTCCGTGCTTATCACAGGATAATCCCTGTCTGTTAAAGATAATAAACTTTATTGGTAAATACCACTTTTTTGGTAGTCAGTTCATCTGCTCAGCCTTCGCATTAAGGTGCTTAGAAATCTCTCCAACTAGCATGTTGAACAGTTTCTCTTGAGGGATGCTTACGGTTAATGATGCTGCTGTCGGATGGCCTCCTCCTGCACCGTTGTTAGTTTCTGCAACCTTGGTAGCTATTTGTGTCCCCAAATGTAGAGCAGTCTTTTTGTAGAAATGCTGTGTAGCCCTCAAACAGCATCGTGTTTCGTCCTCATGCTCTCCAACTGCAAATGAGATATCTGCGCCAAGCTCTACCAGTGCTCTGGCAACAGAGGCTTGGAAGGAGCCTATCATCGTCGCTGCCAAAACCCATTCTCCAACTCTATATATCTTCAACCGCTGCGAGCCTTTCAGCCTTGCAATGACTTCAGACTGCTCCCTCTGCATCCAGAGCATCTCCCTTGCCTCCTGCAGATCAGCCCCGAGCCTGCATAACTCTACGACGCTTTCCAATGTGCGTACCTTTGCAAGTTTCAGGTTCTGCGAGTCATACAGTATCCCAGCAAGCAGTGCCAAGCTTGTCTTTTGTGTAGGAATTACCGATGATTCCTTGAAGAGCCTGTAGACTATTTCTGAGGTAGACGATGCAGTTTCGTCGATGATTCTTGCAAGGGCAATTTCTTTTGTTGAGTCGCTTGGAGGATGGTGATCGATGAAGATAACTTCAGCCTTGGACTCTTTCAGATGGTCTAGGGCTTCCTTAAGCAGAGATGCATGGCCTGTATCTACGACGTAGAACCTGCTTTCTCCAGAAGTTTCGAATCTTTCAAAGACCTCTTCAAATATCGATGCCTGCACTTTCTTTGCCAAGAGACCTAATCCGTCCGGGGCAAAAATCCTGATCTTTATGTTTACGTTAAGCTTCTGCAGAAGCTCTGCAAGGCCCAAGGCTGCTGAATACGCATCTACATCGGCATGCCTATGACAGATAATTCCTATTGGCGATGCAGGAACTTTCAGCAGCTTTTGAGGCTCTGCCTCAAGCAATTCTATGAACCTGAAGGCTGCTGCCTCGCCCTGACAGCTTCATCTATCTTGTTTTGAACTTCCTTTACGCTTTCTCTTACCCTTTGCTCCTGCTTGGCCAGAACTGCAGACCTTGTATTGGCGAGGTCTTTCCTTTCTTGGAGCTCTTTCTGCATGTCGTCCTTATTGACCTTGACCAAAATCGAGCCTGCTGACTTGAAGACTGTTCCATCTGTTGCCATCTTTGTCAGCTCTGCAAGGGCCTTTTCAACTTCGGCCAGTTCAACTTCAACCTGTTGCTTTTGGACCAGTATTGCCTGCAGGTTCTGCTGCAGCTGCTCAAACCTTGCCAGCTGATCTCTCAACCAAGGCGGAACTTCCTGAGTACTCATCGCTTTTTTATCCTGATATGTTTGTAGATAAGTGTTTATTCCCTCCGCAGAACCTTCATAGTACTATTTACCAAACGTAGATAGCTCCCAACCAAAGCTCTTAGCCTTCCAACCTCTGCATGCCTCAATTTAATGCAAAAGCCGTCTTTAGTTTCTGCAATCTCTCCCTTGTCCTTTTTGATCTCAGGCATCAAAGAGGATATGATCGACTCTGAAACGCGTTTATTGGCCTTAAAAGTAAGTTCCGCTTCACACAATTTCAGAAGTTTGGTCATTTATTTAGGGGGGACTAGCTAAACGACAGCATCGTAAGCCCCATCAGCAACTTTATACTCGCAAGAAGGACACTCCCATATCCCAATAGCGATGCGCTTGAACTTCATAGAGTTGCAGTTAGGGCAAGCTCTTTTTGCCTTCAATTGCCTATAGACTCTGGAGTACCTCTTCCTGAGAGTCCCTCCATACTTCTGTCCAAGACCCTTAAGACTTCCTTCAGCCGGTAAACCCTGTCGCCTCCTTCAGCATCTTTCTGATCTCTTCGCCCTTCATCCTTGAAATATCAGCACCATTTAGCATCTGGTCGAAACTGAACGTCCCAGGCTCTCCCTTCTGGCCTGCAACCATGTTCCCGTTCGAATCCGATGTCAGAGTAAGCCTAGCGTCCATCACAGCCTCCTCCTCGTCAGTAGGGTCAACAATGATAGAATCTCCTATCTTTGCCATCGTGACCGAAACTGGTATCGTCTTCAATGGTAATGGCTCTACCGTATCCGTCTGTTTTAGCTTCCCATCAACCATTTCATACTTTTTGTATTTGGCAGAGAGCATAGCCGCTACTACAGCATAGGAAGTCGTGTCAAGGAGATTTCCATCAGTGTTAAGGATGCTGACATCGGCAAAGACCGCATACACCTTCTCCCCCTCCTTGATGACTAGTTGTGAAACGTCTATCATCTGTGATTCCCTTACCCCTCTATCGACGACTCTTGCAAGTTCTATCGCGCTTTCATCTGGAGGGCCTGGCTCTGCATAAGGAGAAGATATTGGGAGCAGTTCAGCATTGACTACGAGCAGACCTTGATCTGGTGTATCAGGGAAAGGCGTGCCAGTCTCCACCTTTATGCCTGCTATGACCTGAGTGTCCCCTATAGTTACTCTTGCCGAGCCGCTGGCCTTTGGTATTATGCCAGTTTCTATCTTTATTGGCCTGTAATCCAAAAGGCCTCTTCCATCAATCCTCTTCCCCCGAGCAAGAAGCTCGATCATCTGGTTCCTTCTTAGCTGCTCAACGACAAGAGATTTCTTTACTGCTGACATCTAGCTCTCCTCCATTGCGGGTTCGCCATCACCAAAATACTTCTTCATCAGCGCTTCCTTCTGCAGCTGGTAGACCTTGTTTGCCCCGCCAAGGCCGTAGGAGAATGCCTGCTTGAACTGCTCTGCTGACAGTATCCCGTCGAGCTGGAACAGGGTAACCTGATTAAAGTTAGGCATTATGGCGAGTGGCATGTCTGCTGAGCCTTCCTTGTCCTCTACATCATCCAGATCCAAAACTACTTGGTCTAGCACTTTACCTGCAGCGCAGGCTGAGACAAGATCCCGCATGTTTATCCCCGCATCTGCAAGAGCAACGGAGGCGCAATCGATACTAGCACATCTGGAGCCTCCATCAGACTGGAGAACTTCCAAGAAGACATCTATGGCAGTTCTAGGGTAATCATACAGCATGACTGCAGGTTCCAACGCTTCCCTGATAACCTTGGAAATTTCTATCTCTCTCCTTGAAGGCGCAGGGTTCTTCCTAGTATCTGTTGAAAACGGGGACATGTGGTACCTGCACCTTAAAACTGCCCTGTCCGGGAGGGCCATGTGCTTTGGATGAACCTCTTTCGGGCCATAAACTGCGGCTATGATCTTGTTCTTCCCGAATTCTATGTACGCTGAGCCGTTGGCATTCTTGAGTATTCCCACCTCTATCTTTACAGGCCTTAGTTCATCAACTTTCCTTCCATCATGCCTTAAGCCCTGCTCGTTTAGCAGAACTGCTGTCATGCTGGAGCGCCTCCCTGGCCAAGCAGTGCTTGAACCTTTTGTGTAAGGTCTGCAGTGTGAGCCTCTTCTTCAACGAGCTTGATAGCCTTCAAACTCATCAGCACTCCATCTGGAGAGCCGTTCACTACAACGACACCGTTCTGCCCAATAGTCAATCTGCAATTGGCCGCCATCTCGATTGTTCTTATCATTGATCCTCTCTTTCCTATCAACCTTGGCACCTTGGTTGGAGTTATCTTAACTATTTCCCCTCTTGGAATTCTCCCCAATCCAGGCCCAGAAATACCCAGTAGAGGGTCTCTCGTCCTGTCGAACGCGATTATCCTTGCTGCTAACATATCTCCAACTGCGAACTTGCTTGTCAGCGAGTCCTCAGCTGGGGAATATTCCTTCCCGAAGACGCTCTGAGCTGGCAGGAAGGCGAAGAAGCAGGAATTGATGTCTACCTCCCACGCAAATGCAGAATAGTCAACGACCTTCCCTACCACTAGGTCATCGACTCTGGGAATGTACGGCCCTGATAGAGGGATTACCCTCACTCCTTCATGGCCTACTTCAGCCATTCCAACTCTAGTGCTGTAGTACTTCTCTCCTATACGGAGCACGTTTGCCACGGGGCGGTAATTGCCTTCTACAATCAACTCGCCCGGGATTACATATTTTCTTTTTATTTCTGGCATATTATTCACTTTACCTCAATAGCTTGTGCAGCGCCCTTCGTTGCTGATCCTAGTCTTTCAAGGAGAGCTGTTCTGACGCCCGCAGGTATTTCTATGACGGTAGTTAATGAACCGTCCGCTCCCCACTGCTCGTTTTGCAATTCTCCAAAGCTCTTCAATGCGCCTATAGACTGGGGGGCGAATTGAGGAGGCACCACTATCTTGAGCCTGATCTTCTCAGATTTTAGTGGGAGTATTACCCTTAATGCATCAATGACCTTCTTTGTCTGCTCCGCGGCATCTCTGAAAGGATCGATTTGGACTCTGGCCTCCTGCATCGCTTGTTCAATTCTCAAGGCTGGGTGCGGCATCCCCGTCCTCGGATCGACAAAATTCCTTGCGATCGTGTTTACTATCTGCCTCTTCTTCTCCTCGACCATCTTCCTCCTCTGATCCGTAGTTAGCTGAAGCTCTCCTTCCTTGAGTATCGTCTCTGCCACTTTCATTATGTCCGTGGTCTTGAAAGCCTTCTGAAGCTTCTCTGCAGATACCCTCAGAGCCTTGCCAGAATCAGAATAAATCTCATCTACGGCTAAAACCTGTCCTAGCTCTACATTTCTTCCAAGCTTGTAATTTAATGCCGTTTCAGGGTTTACCAGAATCTCGAAATGTTCACCTGCAACAGACAAACGTACCGTGGTGAACTTACTTGACATCTTATGCTCTTCATCTCCATATCTGAATTCCTTTCTAATTTGGGCTATAAAAAGTTGCATTGTTAGACAGATTTTTGTTCCATTTTTTGTAAATGATGGTTTGCCAATAATAGCAGAAAAAATTGAGCGAATCGATATACTTAATAGTTAGATTCAGCGTTCATCAAACTTTAATGAATTTCCCCAATTCATTAGGCAAAACGGCTGCATTAGGCATTGCAGCAGTACTTGTGTTGTCAACATAGACAGCAGTAATATCCCCAATCATACCTGCAGAAGCTCAACAAGCACCTCAACTACCACAATTATCTCAACAGGCGCAGTCACTTCCGAGAGAACAAAGGAACTGGGAATATCTAAATGGCGATGCGACAGGAAGAAACTTCAACCCTCAAACTCAAATTAACAAAGATAATGTTCAATATTTAGAACTCAAGTGGATATATCCAATTCAGACTGTCACTCAGCAAGGAGGTAGGTTTCAAGGTTTCGCTGCCTTGGCTGAAGGCTCCATGGCTCCACCTCTAGTGGTGGATGGAGTTCTGTATACTGTTCTGAATAGCAAACAAGTACTTGCAATAAATGCTAAGACAGGAAAAGAGGTGTGGAGATGGACGAATAATTTCGACAATAGGAACATTAATTCGTCACTACCTGTTATAACAGGTTATCAGTTAGGCCATACTCACGGGATACATTACGTCGATGGAAAGATATGGCTCAACGATTTTGGTTGTCAGGTGACGACGCTCGACGCCAAGACTGGTAGAAGTGTAAGGAACTACACTAACTTATGCAGAGAGATTCCAATGGACAGCCCTCAAGGAATGGGAATTCCTACTAATTCTGGCTTTTACGCTGGTGCTGGAGGACATCCTCCGTCATTCTATAACAGAGAGAACATAATGATCTGGACGATTGGTGGAGCATCTGAAGGAACATGGGGCGGAAGGTCGTATGTCGCTGGCATTGACATGAACACGGGTCAGACCAAATGGCGCTTCTTCTACATACCTCCATGCGGAGACCCAGCAACATGTAAACCTCTATTCCAGAGAGAGAAGCAGGAATGGGGCAACTGGTTAGTCCAGAACTGCAACAAGATATGGATACAGCAGATCAAATCATGTGAACTAGATCAGGATCTATTAAGAAACGACTTTGGAAACATGAGGTTCAATTCTGGAGTTAGTAATGTGTGGGGTACAATGGTAGTAGATCAGGAAACTGGCATACTCTACTTTGGAACTGCGCAAGCTGGTCCAGACTGGAATGCAACATATGCTCCAGGCTTCAGATTATTCGGAGCTTCAGTAATTGCACTTAATGCAAGAAATGGCGAATTGGTATGGGCCCATCAGACTACTGCGAGAGACCTCTGGGATTATGACTGCGCATGGAACACTATACTGACAAATGCAAAAGTGAAAGGACAGGACAAGAAAGTTGTCATAAAAGGCTGCAAGAACGGCATTGTGTATGTCTTTGATCCAGCTACAGGGGCGGCATTACATGTCCTCGAGTCGCCTGACATAAAGCGAACAGAACATGCTAAATTATATGATCCTCGAAGCAAGGCTGACATGACAAAGCCATGGACAAACTATCCTAGCAAAGATGCATTCTGGATGAACTGTTTTGCTGCTGGTTGCTTGGAGGCAGACATTGCATACGACCCAACAAGAAACATGGTTTATGCCCCAACATACAACAATCCTGCGTGGTCTAAGGTTGGAAATGCCGAGGTTCGAGGCGTAAGCCTCGCATCGGCGCCTGCAGGGACTGCCCCATTTACGCCCAAGATAAACTCAACAATCAATGCATGGGATCTAGATACAGGTCAGCTGAAATGGAAGTACTTTATTGACAAAGTAGGTTTCAGGGGCGGTGTCATAGTAACTGGTGGAACTGTCTGGTACGCTGCTGTAGACGGCTTTGCAAGAGCTCTGGATGCTGACACTGGAAAAGTGCTATACGAGGCCAACCTTGGATCCTCAACGGTAATTCAGCCCACAATCGCCGCAGATTCTGATGGTAAGATGAAGGTATTCAGAGTGATTGGAGGCAGAGCATTTGCGGGACTAGGGACAGCAGTACCAGGAGCAATAATGGCCTATGGACTGCCTGACACTATACCTGCTCCAAAGGAAATAATCAAAGAGGTTCCAAAGGAAGTCATAAAGGAAGTAGTGAAAGAAGTCATTAAAGAAGTACCTAAGGAAGTCATAAAGGAAGTACCTAAAGAAGTGATCAAGGAAGTAACAGTCGAGACCGTCTCTCCAGTATCATATGCAATAGTCGGCATAGGTATCATTATAGCTGTAGTAGGAATAGTGCTATCGAGAAGAAGGAAGGCATAACAGACCTTTGATTGCCTTACGCATGGTAAGGCAATCATTCACTTATTTTTAATTAAAAAATTCTACTTTTGTACCTTTTCCGACTTCTTCCCTCTTTGCCTCGCCATCAGGACTATCCAGCCTATCCATCCCACGACAACTATAGCAGCAAGGCCGATCAATAGAGGATTTGAAAACCCTATTCCTGAAGGAGATGCGATTTTCAAGCCCGCCCAAGTGGCAGTATTGGGGTTTCTGGCATCGGTAGTCTTCGGATACACGTCGGCAACTCTACCTTCATCGAATATGACAAATCTTACTGCTGCGGTACCTCCAGCACCCAACGCCATGTCCTGCTGATCACCAGAATTAAACGGGTGCTTCAATTCAAAGTGGTTATGATCACCAATACGAGTGACTGCGCATTCTCCATCAATCTGGCGGTCTGCGGAGAACCGATCCTGTCCCAGATTGTTTGAATCGTCGAAGCTCCGTGGAGGTGCACAACCTATAAGATCGTCACCCTGTCCGTATACAAGGCCGTCGTCAGGAAGGTGAAAGTCAATAACGACTTGGTCAAACTGCCCTATTATGTCTGCAAGGTTAGTATCCCTGATTTTAAGGGCGAAGTACAGATTCTTTACATCGTTCATCAAGTATATTGTCGATTCTCCATATTTGGAGGTGAAAGTGACCTTGTAAGCCGAAGCCCATTCGCTGTCATCAATCTTTCCGTCCATAGTAGGCTCTTGCGAAGCCCATGCAGAGAATACAATCCTTGATGGAGCTTGAGCGAATGTTACGGGGATGTGTGTTGCACCTGATGCCAGCACGATTAGAAGACCTATTGCCAGAACTCTTTTTTCAGTGCTATTGGGGTTCAAAACGCCGAATTTTGGCTTCTGCTTCCTCATTAACGTTTCCATTAGAATTATCCTAAATGTCTGGTAGCCCGCCGTGTTTCTGGATATAGGGAATCAAGCCTCCTTCCTGCAGTATCTTGGTCATGATATCTGGTAGAGGAGGAAAGTTCAGTTCTGTCTTCTTTGTAACGTTCCTGACCTTGCCAGCAGAAAGGTCAACTTCAAGCATGTCTCCCTCAGAAATCTGGTCGGTGTCAGCAATTATGACAGGCAATCCTATGTTGACACAGTTGCGGTAGAATATCCTAGCAAACGATTTTGCGATGACAGCTTCGACTCCAGCCATCTTGATTATTGTTGGTGCGTGCTCCCTGCTCGATCCCAGACCAAAGTTCCTGCCCGCAACTACAAAATCCCCTCGCTTGACATTTGTAGCAAAGTCAACCCTCGCATCCTCCAGAACATGCTTTGAAAGCTCTGGAAGATTGGAGCGTAGGTGGAAGTATCTCCCCGGGGCTATATGATCTGTGCTGACTCCGTCCCCGAATTTCCAAGCCTTGCCTGCCATTCCTACAGAACCTCTGCTGGATGCGTGATTACGCCTTTCAGTGCTGTAGCAGCAGCCATAGCAGGAGATCCAAGATAGGTGAATGCCTTCGGATTTCCCATCCTGCCTTGGAAGTTCCTGTTCGTAGTTGAGAATACTCTCTCACCGTCTGCAGGCACCCCCCCGAGAGCTCCAAAACACATCCCGCATCCAGAAGGAGTCACGACGGCGCCAGCCTCTAGCAGGGTTTGAATTGTGCCGTCCTTCACGGCTTCCATGTACACCTTTTGTGA
It includes:
- a CDS encoding prefoldin subunit beta, with the translated sequence MSTQEVPPWLRDQLARFEQLQQNLQAILVQKQQVEVELAEVEKALAELTKMATDGTVFKSAGSILVKVNKDDMQKELQERKDLANTRSAVLAKQEQRVRESVKEVQNKIDEAVRARQQPSGS
- a CDS encoding exosome complex protein Rrp42, with product MSAVKKSLVVEQLRRNQMIELLARGKRIDGRGLLDYRPIKIETGIIPKASGSARVTIGDTQVIAGIKVETGTPFPDTPDQGLLVVNAELLPISSPYAEPGPPDESAIELARVVDRGVRESQMIDVSQLVIKEGEKVYAVFADVSILNTDGNLLDTTSYAVVAAMLSAKYKKYEMVDGKLKQTDTVEPLPLKTIPVSVTMAKIGDSIIVDPTDEEEAVMDARLTLTSDSNGNMVAGQKGEPGTFSFDQMLNGADISRMKGEEIRKMLKEATGFTG
- a CDS encoding exosome complex exonuclease Rrp41 yields the protein MTAVLLNEQGLRHDGRKVDELRPVKIEVGILKNANGSAYIEFGKNKIIAAVYGPKEVHPKHMALPDRAVLRCRYHMSPFSTDTRKNPAPSRREIEISKVIREALEPAVMLYDYPRTAIDVFLEVLQSDGGSRCASIDCASVALADAGINMRDLVSACAAGKVLDQVVLDLDDVEDKEGSADMPLAIMPNFNQVTLFQLDGILSAEQFKQAFSYGLGGANKVYQLQKEALMKKYFGDGEPAMEES
- a CDS encoding RNA-binding protein, which encodes MPEIKRKYVIPGELIVEGNYRPVANVLRIGEKYYSTRVGMAEVGHEGVRVIPLSGPYIPRVDDLVVGKVVDYSAFAWEVDINSCFFAFLPAQSVFGKEYSPAEDSLTSKFAVGDMLAARIIAFDRTRDPLLGISGPGLGRIPRGEIVKITPTKVPRLIGKRGSMIRTIEMAANCRLTIGQNGVVVVNGSPDGVLMSLKAIKLVEEEAHTADLTQKVQALLGQGGAPA
- a CDS encoding ribosome assembly factor SBDS, with the translated sequence MSSKFTTVRLSVAGEHFEILVNPETALNYKLGRNVELGQVLAVDEIYSDSGKALRVSAEKLQKAFKTTDIMKVAETILKEGELQLTTDQRRKMVEEKKRQIVNTIARNFVDPRTGMPHPALRIEQAMQEARVQIDPFRDAAEQTKKVIDALRVILPLKSEKIRLKIVVPPQFAPQSIGALKSFGELQNEQWGADGSLTTVIEIPAGVRTALLERLGSATKGAAQAIEVK
- a CDS encoding 3-isopropylmalate dehydratase small subunit, with the protein product MAGKAWKFGDGVSTDHIAPGRYFHLRSNLPELSKHVLEDARVDFATNVKRGDFVVAGRNFGLGSSREHAPTIIKMAGVEAVIAKSFARIFYRNCVNIGLPVIIADTDQISEGDMLEVDLSAGKVRNVTKKTELNFPPLPDIMTKILQEGGLIPYIQKHGGLPDI